A genomic stretch from Clavelina lepadiformis chromosome 5, kaClaLepa1.1, whole genome shotgun sequence includes:
- the LOC143460977 gene encoding uncharacterized protein LOC143460977 isoform X1, with the protein MVERWFEIRRKSIKKTKKRKFPTFASNTQSTGQVNAEAANSLPSTSSASSEQLAECSQDLEEEPEKPSRKRWAYSEEQNAGLQVAYDESRYLSNERAIALGIHFVLPFHHVQNWFNSCTRRRRRDRLKQKRHEGNKQNQQSTSSSSVVALPPSLIHRQDASQLDGNEPHYLDGKLINKIDQSNELAPLDVSDVIYVLGDQQDDTNELI; encoded by the exons ATGGTTGAACGGTGGTTTGAGATAAGACGCAAATCAatcaaaaagacaaaaaagagaaagtttcCAACGTTTGCATCAAACACCCAGAGCACCG GACAAGTCAACGCGGAAGCAGCAAACTCGCTGCCATCAACAAGCAGCGCAAGTTCTGAACAACTTGCAGAATGTAGTCAAG ATTTAGAAGAGGAACCTGAAAAACCATCCAGGAAACGTTGGGCGTATTCAGAAGAACAGAATGCCGGATTGCAAGTAGCTTATGACGAAAGTCGCTACCTTAGTAACGAAAGAGCAATTGCTCTGGGGATACACTTCGTATTACCTTTCCATCATGTACAAAACTGGTTTAATTCCTGTACCAGGAGACGTCGAAGAGATCGTTTAAAGCAAAAGAGACATGAAGGAAACAAACAGAACCAACAGAGTACTTCAAGCTCATCGGTGGTAGCATTACCGCCATCACTCATCCACAGGCAAGATGCATCTCAGCTAGATGGAAACGAGCCGCACTATCTCGATGGAAAGTTGATTAACAAAATCGACCAATCGAATGAATTGGCTCCACTTGACGTTAGTGACGTAATTTATGTCTTAGGCGATCAGCAAGATGACACCAATGAGCTAATTTAA